A genomic region of Elephas maximus indicus isolate mEleMax1 chromosome 10, mEleMax1 primary haplotype, whole genome shotgun sequence contains the following coding sequences:
- the LOC126084010 gene encoding ribonuclease pancreatic-like isoform X2, giving the protein MALEKSFVLLPLLALMLLVLGWAQPSLGKESPARKFQRQHMDSDSNPSNSSSYCNLMMRRRNMTKGYCKSVNTFVHNPLVDVQAICLQKNITCKNGQPNCHQSNSSIPITDCRLTGSSKYPNCAYRTSNKMRHIIVAYPKRSAEVEKGIAVGAETSS; this is encoded by the exons ATGGCTCTGGAGAAGTCCTTTGTCCTGCTCCCTCTGCTAGCCCTGATGTTGCTGGTGCTGGGGTGGGCCCAGCCTTCCCTGGGCAAGGAATCCCCAGCCAGGAAGTTCCAGCGGCAGCACATGGATTCAGACAGCAACCCTAGCAACAGCTCCAGCTACTGCAACCTAATGATGAGGCGCCGTAATATGACAAAGGGATATTGCAAGTCAGTGAACACATTTGTGCACAATCCCCTGGTAGATGTCCAGGCCATCTGCCTCCAGAAGAACATCACCTGCAAGAATGGGCAGCCCAACTGCCACCAGAGCAACTCAAGCATTCCTATCACAGACTGCCGCCTGACGGGCAGCTCCAAGTACCCCAACTGTGCGTACCGGACCAGCAACAAGATGAGACATATCATCGTGGCCT ATCCCAAGAGGTCTGCGGAAGTGGAGAAAGGGATAGCAGTGGGAGCAGAGACCTCCAGCTGA
- the LOC126084014 gene encoding ribonuclease K6-like encodes MALDLLGHFPHLLLLLGLWGPMHPLFAVPPNLTGAQWFQIQHLRPSPLPCNRAMRDVNNYTYHCKGLNTFLHDSFHNVAAVCNLANITCRNRSTNCHQSPNPVNMTVCGLTAGRYSNCNYNSAAAYKFFIVACNTPQAGGPPYPVHLDGVI; translated from the coding sequence ATGGCGCTAGATCTTCTGGGACACTTTCCTCACCTCCTATTGCTGCTGGGATTATGGGGGCCAATGCATCCGCTTTTTGCTGTGCCTCCGAATTTGACCGGGGCTCAATGGTTTCAAATCCAGCATTTACGGCCAAGTCCTCTACCATGCAATCGGGCAATGAGAGATGTCAACAATTATACCTACCATTGTAAGGGTCTAAATACCTTTCTGCATGATTCCTTCCACAATGTGGCTGCTGTCTGTAACTTGGCAAACATCACTTGCAGGAATAGATCCACCAACTGCCACCAGAGCCCAAACCCTGTTAACATGACCGTGTGCGGTCTCACTGCAGGAAGGTATTCTAATTGCAACTACAACAGTGCTGCAGCATACAAGTTTTTCATTGTTGCCTGTAATACCCCTCAGGCAGGAGGTCCTCCCTATCCTGTGCACTTAGATGGGGTCATTTAA
- the LOC126084010 gene encoding ribonuclease pancreatic-like isoform X1, with product MALEKSFVLLPLLALMLLVLGWAQPSLGKESPARKFQRQHMDSDSNPSNSSSYCNLMMRRRNMTKGYCKSVNTFVHNPLVDVQAICLQKNITCKNGQPNCHQSNSSIPITDCRLTGSSKYPNCAYRTSNKMRHIIVACKGKPYVPVHFDGSVEVSSLGQSTHTLTTS from the coding sequence ATGGCTCTGGAGAAGTCCTTTGTCCTGCTCCCTCTGCTAGCCCTGATGTTGCTGGTGCTGGGGTGGGCCCAGCCTTCCCTGGGCAAGGAATCCCCAGCCAGGAAGTTCCAGCGGCAGCACATGGATTCAGACAGCAACCCTAGCAACAGCTCCAGCTACTGCAACCTAATGATGAGGCGCCGTAATATGACAAAGGGATATTGCAAGTCAGTGAACACATTTGTGCACAATCCCCTGGTAGATGTCCAGGCCATCTGCCTCCAGAAGAACATCACCTGCAAGAATGGGCAGCCCAACTGCCACCAGAGCAACTCAAGCATTCCTATCACAGACTGCCGCCTGACGGGCAGCTCCAAGTACCCCAACTGTGCGTACCGGACCAGCAACAAGATGAGACATATCATCGTGGCCTGTAAGGGGAAACCGTATGTGCCTGTCCACTTTGATGGTTCAGTGGAGGTCTCCTCCTTAGGCCAGAGCACACATACCCTCACCACCTCATGA